The DNA segment GAACTCACCTACTACCTGCCCGCCTCGGCCATCGACGAGGGCGACAGCGTCCTCGTCGTCGACGACCTGATTCGCTCCGGCGAAACGCAAGAACTCCTCCTCGACATCGTCGACACCGCTGACGCCGAAACCGCAGGCGTCTTCGCCCTGATTGCCGCCGGAACCGATGGCATCGAACGAGCGCGAGCGCGAACCGACGCCCCGGTTGGCTCACTGACTTCAGTGTGACCGCGTCGTCGCGCTGTAGAACGGACTATGGAGCGCGAAGTATTTGGCTCTCGAGAGCGTAGTAAGCCGTATGGCACAACCAAATTCAGTGTCCGACGCACTGGAAGCACTGCTCGAAGCACCCTCCGAAGACGCCCTCGAAGCGGCCGACAAAGTCGATTCCGACCTCGAGACCGAAGAGTCTCCCGACCTGCTCGAACTGCTCGAGCGTCGACACGCACTGGCCGTGTTGCGGGCGGTCGCCACGACGCCTGACTCTCGACGGTTCTCCGAACTCGAGGAAGAAATCGGCGCGGCCCCGAGTACGCTCTCGGCCAGACTCTCCGAGTTTACCGAGGCCGGCTTGCTCGAGCGCGAGTCATACGACGAGATGCCCCCGCGCGTCGAGTACCGGCCGACCGAAGCCGCCACAGCGCTGGCCCCGCTTTTCACCTACCTCCGACTGTGGGAGAGTCGCTACGGCGACGACGCCTGATCGACGAACTCGGCCTCCAGGTCGTCGAACAGGGCGCGAACCCGCTCGCTGATCTCCTCGCGAATTTCGTGGACCGTCTCGAGATCCTTCCCGTGTGGGTCCTCGAGGTCCCAGTCACGCACGTCGGTCTCGGCACCGAGTTCGAGCGTCGAACACCCCATCGTAGCGACGACGTCACAGGCCTCGAGTTCCGCGTCGGTGACAGGCTTTGGTGTTCGAGTAGAGAGGTCGAATCCCACTTCGGCCATCGCCTCGACGACGATATCGTGAACGGAGTCGGCTGGATGGGTCCCACCAGTGATGATTTCGACCTGCGATTCGAGCCCTCGCGCCTCCCGTTCGGCTTGGGCGTAGGCTGTGGCCATCTGGCTGCGACCGGCGTTCTGGACGCACACGAGTCCGATACGAGTCATTTGACGTGAGAAGGACTCGAGGTGTCCTAAGGCTTGGTATGAGGGCAGTTGTGTGTTCTATTGACATGGAGAGACGGCCCATCGTCGGTACAGCGACCGATACCGGTTTGTGACTCGCCAGTCATCGTCACCTATGACCGTCGACGCCGTCCTGTTCGACCTCGACGACACGCTCTATCCGTACGGACCCTGTAACGAGGCTGGCAAAGCCGCCGCACGAGCGACTGCGAGCGAGGGAGGCTACGAATTCGCCGCAGACCCTGATACCTTCGAAGCGTTCTATCAACGTGGCCGTCACGGGGCCAAGCGCGACGTCGCTGGTACCGCAGCCTCTCATCACCGACTGCTGTACTTCAAATACGCGCTCGAGGCGGAAACCGGCGAGCCCCAGCCCGAAGACGCGCTCGCACTCGCCGACGCCTACTGGGACGGCTACCTCGAGGCAATGTCCCTCGAGTCGGACGTTTTGGCGACGCTCGAAACGCTTCGAAACGACGGCATCTCGCTCGCGATCATCACCAATCTGACGACGCGAATCCAGCTTCGAAAACTCACGGCGCTGGGGCTCGAGGACGCGTTCGACCTCGTCCTCACCTCCGAGGAAGCCGGGCAGGAAAAGCCCGCCTCGGTCATGTTCACGCTGCCGCTCGCTCGTCTCGAGTGCCCGCCCTCCAGAGCGATGGTCGTCGGCGATTCCGTCCCGGCCGATATCGTCGGTGCGAACGCGATAGGCCTCGAGTCGGTGCTGTACTGTGCAGGTGACGACCCCGATGTGGACGCGCTATCCCCGCACGAAACTCCGGACCACCACCTACAAGCCTTCGGCGAGCTAACTGATCTGGTACGATGATGCTCGAGTCCGAGCGCCGACAGGTCGTCGACCGGGCGAGTGAGCTCGCGACGCTCACCCCCGGTCGAACCGGCAACCTCAGCGTCCGTGAAGGCGATGT comes from the Natronosalvus amylolyticus genome and includes:
- a CDS encoding winged helix-turn-helix transcriptional regulator yields the protein MAQPNSVSDALEALLEAPSEDALEAADKVDSDLETEESPDLLELLERRHALAVLRAVATTPDSRRFSELEEEIGAAPSTLSARLSEFTEAGLLERESYDEMPPRVEYRPTEAATALAPLFTYLRLWESRYGDDA
- a CDS encoding low molecular weight phosphatase family protein; this encodes MTRIGLVCVQNAGRSQMATAYAQAEREARGLESQVEIITGGTHPADSVHDIVVEAMAEVGFDLSTRTPKPVTDAELEACDVVATMGCSTLELGAETDVRDWDLEDPHGKDLETVHEIREEISERVRALFDDLEAEFVDQASSP
- a CDS encoding HAD family hydrolase, translating into MTVDAVLFDLDDTLYPYGPCNEAGKAAARATASEGGYEFAADPDTFEAFYQRGRHGAKRDVAGTAASHHRLLYFKYALEAETGEPQPEDALALADAYWDGYLEAMSLESDVLATLETLRNDGISLAIITNLTTRIQLRKLTALGLEDAFDLVLTSEEAGQEKPASVMFTLPLARLECPPSRAMVVGDSVPADIVGANAIGLESVLYCAGDDPDVDALSPHETPDHHLQAFGELTDLVR